Part of the Varibaculum massiliense genome is shown below.
CGAAAATCTTGAGCGGCGGAATCGTGGACGGTCTTTCTATGCAGTTGAAAGGACCAGGCGAGCCGCTGGGGGCATTTATCGCCTCCTTCGTAGCTGTTGAGTTTGGTCTGCTGGTTTCAGGTAAAACTCCGGTAGATATATTGGTTACCCCCTTCGTTACGGTTACCAGCGGTGCTATCGTAGGTCTGGCCATCGGGCCAGGCATCTCGGAGCTAATGACAGCTTTAGGAGCCATCATTAACTGGGGAACTGAGCGACAGCCCTTCCTAATGGGCATTATTGTGTCGGTGCTGATGGGGATGATCTTAACGCTCCCGATTTCCTCAGCAGCTCTGGGAATCGTCTTGGGGCTATCTGGGCTGGCAGCCGGGGCGGCCACCGTGGGGTGTAGTGCGCAGATGGTAGGTTTCGCAGTCGCGTCCTATCGAGAAAATAAAGTTTCCGGTCTTATTTCGCAGGGTATCGGCACTTCCATGTTGCAAGTCCCCAATATTATGAGGCATCCCTTAATCTGGATTCCCCCCACCTTGGCATCCGCGATTCTCGGCCCCATCGCCACTATGGTTTTCAAAATGGAATCGAATGCTGCCGGCTCTGGAATGGGAACTTCCGGCCTGGTAGGACAGATTATGACCTGGAACGTTATGGGGTCAACCACTTCCTGGCCGGTACTTTTGGGAATGATTTTGCTACTGCATTTTATTGCTCCCGCCGCGCTGTCCCTGCTTTTCTCCGAATTTATGCGGAAGAAGGGCTGGATTAAGACCGGGGATATGCTGCTCGAAAAATAGGCAGTATTCCGGATAGGAAGCAAACCACCAGCCGCATCTGTAGGTAGGTTAGACTAAGCCCGAGAAGACTACCGCCGTAGTCGCCCAAGAGGACGAACCACGGGTTTAACCTGCATAAGAAAGGAATATCGTGACCGATATTATTGATGAGCTGAAATGGAGGGGCTTACTTGCCCAGCACACGGATCTGGAAAAACTACGCCAGGCACTAGCCGCTGGGCCGGTCACTTTCTATTGCGGTTTTGATCCTACTGCTGCTTCTCTGCATCACGGACATCTGGTGCAAGTGCTGATGATGCGGCATTTGCAAAAGGCGGGGCACCGTCCTATTGCCCTGGTAGGGGGAGCTACCGGCTTAATCGGGGATCCGCGGATGACCGCCGAGCGGCAGCTGCAACCTAAAGAGGTAGTTGCGGGCTGGGTAGAGCGCCTGCGCGGGCAAATCAGCCGTTTCCTGGATTTCGAGGGCGACAACCCGGCAATCATGGTCAACAATATGGACTGGATCCAGAACCTGGGAGCAATCGAACTTCTGCGTGACCTGGGGAAGAACTTCCGGATGGGAACCATGCTGTCTAAAGATGCGGTGGCGCGGCGCCTGAAGTCCGAAGAAGGCATTTCCTACACCGAGTTCAGCTACCAAATCCTGCAAGCCTACGATTTCTTGCAGCTTTACCGCCGTTATGGCTGCACCCTGGAAACTGGGGGCAACGATCAGTGGGGCAACCTGGTGGGCGGCATGGATCTAATCCACAAGGTAGAGGGCAAAGACGTCCATGTTATGACCACCCCTTTGATCACCAAGGCCGATGGCTCCAAGTTTGGTAAATCCGAGGGCGGAGCAATTTGGCTAGACCCGGAGATGCTTTCCCCTTACGAGTTCTACCAGTTCTGGCTGGGTGCCGAAGAC
Proteins encoded:
- a CDS encoding PTS transporter subunit IIC, producing MKQRIKGWLSLFFIDAMTGMAHGLFASLIIGTIMVQVGGFIPGIIGRGLVLIGSVASVLTGAGIGIGVAHRLKASTFVVVGTGLAGMIGAHAAKILSGGIVDGLSMQLKGPGEPLGAFIASFVAVEFGLLVSGKTPVDILVTPFVTVTSGAIVGLAIGPGISELMTALGAIINWGTERQPFLMGIIVSVLMGMILTLPISSAALGIVLGLSGLAAGAATVGCSAQMVGFAVASYRENKVSGLISQGIGTSMLQVPNIMRHPLIWIPPTLASAILGPIATMVFKMESNAAGSGMGTSGLVGQIMTWNVMGSTTSWPVLLGMILLLHFIAPAALSLLFSEFMRKKGWIKTGDMLLEK
- the tyrS gene encoding tyrosine--tRNA ligase, translating into MTDIIDELKWRGLLAQHTDLEKLRQALAAGPVTFYCGFDPTAASLHHGHLVQVLMMRHLQKAGHRPIALVGGATGLIGDPRMTAERQLQPKEVVAGWVERLRGQISRFLDFEGDNPAIMVNNMDWIQNLGAIELLRDLGKNFRMGTMLSKDAVARRLKSEEGISYTEFSYQILQAYDFLQLYRRYGCTLETGGNDQWGNLVGGMDLIHKVEGKDVHVMTTPLITKADGSKFGKSEGGAIWLDPEMLSPYEFYQFWLGAEDADVIRFLKVFTFLSREEIEALAVEVAERPHKREAQKALAAEVTRLVHGQEALDQVLAATEALWGSGDLRSVDGKTLKGATAHLPSAQVEIGKTNLVDLLIAAGFEKGRGAAMRTIKNGGAYLNNEKVTDPDRIITSEDVLPGSLVLFRKGKRNLAAAHLQ